Genomic segment of Rhodococcus rhodochrous:
GACCGAGGGCGCCGGCCGGTGCGTCGGGTGCCGACGCGATCGCGATGCCGCCCTCGGTCGAGCCGAACCCGTCGACCACCCGCGCGCCGAAGCGCCGCGTGAACTCGGTGACGTCGGCGGCCGACGCCTCGTTGCCGTACACGATGCGCAGCGGGTTGTCGTGGTCGTCGGGCTGCTCGGGAGTCGCCACCACATACGACAGCGGCTTGCCGACGTAGTTCGCGAAGGTCACGCCGTAGCGGCGGACGTCGGAAAGGAAACCCGACGCCGAGAACCGGCGACGCAGGGCGATGCTGCCGCGCGCCGCGAGCCCGATCGACCAACCGGCGATCATCGCGTTGGAGTGGAACAGCGGCATCGACACGTACACGGTGTCGTCGGGGCCGAGACCGAACCGCGTGGCGAGCATCGTCGCGGGATCGGTGAACTTGCGGTGCGTGCACCGCACGGCCTTCGGGTCGCCGCTCGTGCCCGACGTGAAGATCAGCATGAACAGGTCGTCGGGGGAGGGCGCGGCAGTCTCCACGACGGTATCGGCGAACGGGGCGAGCATCGTCGTCCACTCGGGGGAGTCGACGTCGATCACCCGCACGTCGCCGAGATCCACACCGTCGAGCAGGGACGCATGGGCGGCCTCGGTGAACACGACCCGGCAGTCGGCGAGCGCGATGTCGCGGGCGAGCGCCGCGCCGCGCCGGGTCGTGTTCAGGCCCACCACCACCGAACCGGAGAAGGCTGCGGCGCCGAGCAGCAACGAGAACTCCGGGACGTTGTCCATGAGGATCCCGATGTGCTTCGGCGCCGGGTCGTCGAGCAGGTCGCGCAGCAGTGCGGCGCGTCGCCGGGACTGCGCGACGTGTTCGCGCCACGACAGTTCGGTCTCCTCGAAGCGCAGGCCTCGATCGTCGACGTCGGCGAGTCGTTCGAGCAGTTCGGTAACGGTGAGGGCGGTCATGCGATCAGGCCGGGACGTCGGCGAGTTCGCCTCCGAGCGCGCGCAACTGGTCGGTGGCGGAGCCGAGCAGGAACTCGTGGTGCTTGGCCGCGAGGAAGTAGCGGTGCACCGGATGGTCCTCGTCGAGCCCGACACCGCCGTGCACGTGCACGGTCGTGTGCGCGACACGGTGTCCCGCATCGGCCGCCCAGAAGGCCGCGGTGCGCAGGGCGTCGTCGTGACGCTCACCCGAAACCATCCGGAAGGCGGCCTGCCACAATGTCAGTCGCACCGCCTTGACGTCGATGTAGGCGTCGGCGAGTCGCTGGGAGACGGCCTGGAAACTGCCGATCGGGCGGTCGAACTGGACGCGTTCGCGCGCGTACTGCGCGGTGAGCTCGAGGGCCTGTTCGAGGACGCCGCACTGGTAGGCGGCGGAGCCGAGCAGGCTGCGGTCGCGCAACCACGTCGCCACGGCGACGCCGTCGGTGCCGAGAACACGGTCGGCCGGGAGCGGGACCTGCTCGAGGGTGACGATGCCGCGACTGTCGAAGTCGGTGGTCTGCTGCCGGGTGATCGAGACACCCGGATCGTCGGGTCGCACGAGGAACACCGCCACCGAGTCGCCGACGGTGGCCGGGACGAGGAAACCGTCGGCGACCGGCGCGGCGTCGACGACGATCTTCACGCCGTCGAGCACGTGCCCGTCGCCCGTGGCCTGCGCCCGGGTCGCGGGGGCCGTGGGGTCGGGGTTCAGTTCCTCGGCGAGCGCGGCGGAGAGGATCTGCTCGCCGGTCGCCGCGGGGCGTCCCCACTCGGCCTGCTGCTCGGCGGTGCCGAACTCCGCGATCGCCGACGCGCACGCGGCGATCGAGCCGATGTACGGGACGGCGGCGACGCCGCGGCCGAGTTCGCGCAGGATGCTCGCCTGCTCGAGCGGCCCGTACCCGTCTCCGCCCAGCGACTCGGGAAGCGCGGCGCCGAGCACGCCCGACGATGCGAGCGTGTCCCACAGGGTGCGGTCGAGGCGGTCCTCGGAGGCATCGAGTGTGCGCAGGTGCTCGTTGGTGACGATGTCCGCGACGATGCTGCGGGTCAGTTCTGCGAGATCCTGCTGGGCCTCGGTAAGGGTGAAGTCCACGGTGCGCGTCCTTTTCTAACGCTTGGCGGGCGGCTGGCCGAGAGCGGTCATCGCGATGATGTCGCGCTGGACCTCGTTGGTGCCGCCACCGAAGGTGAGGATGAGGGAACTGCGGTGCATGCGTTCGATCCGGCCGCGGAGCAGTGCGCCGGCCGAGTTCTGCCGTACCGTCGCCGCGGGTCCGAGGACCTCCATGAGCAACCGGTAGGCCTCGGTCGCGAATTCGGTGCCGAACACCTTGTTGGCCGAGGCGGCCTCCGGACCGAGCGGGGTCGTGCCGGCGCTCGAGGCGATGTCCCAGTTCATCAGCTGCAGGTATTCGGCCTTGGCATGGACGCGTGCCAGGTTGATCTGCACCCATTCCTGGTCGATCACCCGTCGTCCGTCGGGCAGGTGCGTCTCCTGCGCCCAGCGCCGGACCTCGGTCAGCGCGGTGCGCACGGGACCGGCGGAGGTGAGTGCGACCCGCTCGTGATTGAGCTGGTTGGTGATGAGCGCCCAGCCGCCGTCGACCTCACCGACGAGCGCGGACGCCGGGACGCGCACGTCCTGGTAGTAGGTGGCGCTCGTGTCGGGGCCGGCCATGGTGTGCACGGGGGTGTACGAGAAGCCGGGAGCGTCGGTCGGCACGATGAAGACGCTGATCCCCTTGTGCTTCTTGACATCCGGGTTGGTGCGCGCGGCGAGCCAGACGTAGTCGGCGTAGGCGATCAGGCTCGTCCACATCTTCTGCCCGTTGATGACCCACTCGTCGCCGTCGCGCACGGCGGTGGTGCGCAGCGAGGCGAGGTCGGTGCCGGCGCCGGGTTCGGAATAGCCGATCGAGAAGTGCAGTTCTCCCGCGGAGATGCGGGGGAGGAAGAACTCCTTCTGCTCGTCCGTGCCGTAGTGCATGATCGTCGGCGCGACCGAGTCGATGGTGAGGAACGGGACGGGCGCGCCGGCGATGGCCGCCTCGTCGGTGAAGATCAATTGGTCCATCGCGGAACGGTTCTGGCCGCCGTATTCCTCGGGCCACCCGAGGGTGAGCCAGCCGTCCTTGCCCATCTGCTGCACGACCTCGCGGTACACGTTGCCGGAGCCGTACTCCCCGGTCGTGGCCGCGAGTGCCTCGCGGCGCTCGGGGGTCATGATCTGTGCGAAATAGGCCCGCAATTCCTCGCGGAGGGCTTGTTGCCCGGGGGTGTAGGAGATGTCCACGAACGCTCCGTTTCGTCGCTGCGGGTCCCCGCGAATCGTCTCTGTGGGATCATCGCGAATCATTGCACAGAATTGGAACGCGTTCTAGTCTGGACGCGATCGGTCGGCGCGAATGTGAAGCGAGGTCTCCGGAATGGATGTCAAGGTCGACTTCGACCGCTGTGAAGCGAACGGCGTGTGTGTCGGGCTGGCGCCCGACGTGTTCGATCTCAACGACGACGACGAGCTGATCGTCACCCACCCCGTACCCGAGGGAAGTGAGGACGCCGTGCGTGAAGCCGTCGCCCAGTGCCCGCGTGCGGCGCTCGCGGAGGCGTGAGCGCCTCGCGGTGACCGGCACCGGCCCTTGCCGGGAAAAATAACAAGTTCTACATTTTCGGTGCCCCCGGGTCCTGGTGGGGAGAGTACCGGCGTGCGGCCGGCAATCGGCCCGAATCTCGAGGAGTACGTGGATGAGTGCGGACGCCAACGGTGGCGTGGGGAACGACGATCGGGTGTCTCTCGAAGGGCGGGTCGCCGTCGTCACGGGAGCCGGAGCAGGTCTCGGACGTGCCGAGGCGCTCGCGCTCGCGCGGGCCGGAGCGTCGGTGGTGGTCAACGATCTCGTGGAGAACGACGCGGTGGAGGACACCCTCGCGCGGATCCGCGATCTCGGTGCCGAGGCGGAGTTCGTGCCCGGCAGCGTCGCCGAGCGTGAGACGGCCGATGCGATGCTCGCCGCGGCGCAGGGCAAATTCGGCGGTCTCGACATCGTCGTCAACAATGCGGGCATCACTCGGGATCGGATGCTGCCCAACATGTCCGACGACGAATGGGACTCGGTGGTCGCCGTGCACCTGCGCGGTCACTTCCTACTCTCCCGCAATGCCGCGGCCTACTGGCGCGACCGGTCGAAGCAGGAGGGTGGCCCCGTCTACGGGCGCCTGGTCAACACGTCCTCGGAGGCCGGTCTGCTCGGTCCGCCCGGGCAGCCCAACTACGGCGCCGCCAAGGCCGGCATCACCGCACTCACCCTCTCGGCCGCTCGGGGTCTCGAGCGGTACGGGGTCCGGGCGAACGTGATCTGCCCCCGCGCGCGCACGTCGATGACCGAAGCGGTCTTCGGCGACGCCCCGGGGGACGGCATCGATCCGCTCTCGCCCGACCACGTCGCGAATCTGGTCGCCTATCTCGCCTCCCCGGCGGCCGATCGCGTCAACGGGCAGGTCTTCATCGTCTACGGACCCATGGTGGCCCTGATGGCCGCACCGGTCGTCGAGCAGCGTTTCGATGCCGACGGGCAGTGGACCCCAGCCGCGCTCGCCGACGAGCTCGGCGGTTACTTCGCCGATCGTGACCCGGGCCGGACGTTCTCGGCCTCGGCGGCACTCGATCTCTAGTTCCGGTCGTCCCTGCTGTTCCCGCTCGGGGACAGCAGGGGGCCGTGTCTTCGCCCCCGGGCCGGATCCTGCAACCACGGGTGACGGACACCGGGGATTCCGGTAGCGTCACGCCCACTCGGGCCGTTTCTCCGGCTCTCGCCAGGCCTCGTATTTCTGCCTGGTACGTGTTCTAGTTTTGTTTCGTCGTCACGACCCGCTCGCGAGTGTGACGACCTCCTGTGGCGACGTGGTCGAGCTCGGTTCCTGCGTCGAAAATCTCAGCGAAACCCCAGTGTAAACCCACTTATGAGCGTGTCGATGTGCGTCGGTCGACGCCCGTGTGTCCGTTCGGACGGAAATGGATCGAGATGCCCCTCGACGGATCTTTGACAGGTGAACACGTTCTAGTTAATATGACCCGGGTCACAGCACACGCCATCGATCGGCCGCGCGCCGACGACGTGAGGATCGAAGGGGGCACACGATGGTAGACCTCCTCGAGGTCCCCTTACGGGCCGTCGGCGGACTGTTCGCCATGACCGGCGAGACCGCCCGGGCAGCCTTTCGTCGCCCCTTCCAGCGGCGCGAGTTCATCGACCAGGCCTGGTTCGTCGCCCGCGTCTCGCTCGTGCCCACCGTGCTCGTCGCGGTGCCGTTCACCGTTCTGGTGAGCTTCACCCTCAACATCCTGCTCCGGGAGATCGGCGCGGCCGACCTCAGCGGAGCGGGTGCGGCCCTCGGCGCGGTGACGCAGGTCGGCCCCATGGTCACCGTGCTCATCGTCGCCGGTGCCGGCGCCACCGCGATCTGCGCCGATCTCGCGGCGCGCACCATCCGCGAGGAGATCGACGCGATGCGTGTGCTCGGCATCGATCCGATCCAGCGTCTCGTCGTGCCCCGGGTGCTCGCCTCCACCGTCGTCGCCCTGCTGCTCAACGGTCTCGTGTGCACGATCGGCATCCTCGGCGGGTTCGCCTTCTCGGTCTTCCTCCAGGACGTCAACCCCGGCGCGTTCATCAACGGCATCACCCTGCTCACCGGTTTCGGAGAACTGATGATCTCCCAGGTCAAGGCAGGCCTGTTCGGCATGATCGCGGGGCTGGTCGCGTCCTATCTCGGTCTCAATGTCAAAGGTGGAGCGAAAAGTGTCGGCGACGCCGTCAATCAGACGGTCGTGTTCGCGTTCATGGCACTGTTCGTGGTCAACCTCCTCGTCACGGCCGTCGGCATCAAGCTGACCGCGGGATGAGGGGAGCGGAGATTTCATGGCAGTGATGTCCTGGCGGTTCCCCCGTGCGGTTCGGCGCATGTCACGTGCGTCGTCCACGGTGGACCGAGTGGGGGAACAGGCGCTGTTCTTCGGGCGCGCCCTCGCGACGGTCCCCCGGGCACTGACGCACTACCCCAAGGAGACGGTGCGTCTGGTCGCCGAGATCAGCATGGGCACCGGCGCACTCGCC
This window contains:
- a CDS encoding long-chain-fatty-acid--CoA ligase, giving the protein MTALTVTELLERLADVDDRGLRFEETELSWREHVAQSRRRAALLRDLLDDPAPKHIGILMDNVPEFSLLLGAAAFSGSVVVGLNTTRRGAALARDIALADCRVVFTEAAHASLLDGVDLGDVRVIDVDSPEWTTMLAPFADTVVETAAPSPDDLFMLIFTSGTSGDPKAVRCTHRKFTDPATMLATRFGLGPDDTVYVSMPLFHSNAMIAGWSIGLAARGSIALRRRFSASGFLSDVRRYGVTFANYVGKPLSYVVATPEQPDDHDNPLRIVYGNEASAADVTEFTRRFGARVVDGFGSTEGGIAIASAPDAPAGALGRLPEGIEILDPETGRPCPPAVFDANGRITNADAATGELVNVRGAGLFDGYYNNPEADAERLRDGRYHSGDLAYRDENDFVYFAGRSSGWLRVDGENLGAAPIERILMRYEGFAQVAVYGVPDRNVGDRVMAAVIPAAGSDFDPVAFARFLDAQTDLGPKQMPGLIRVCSEFPRTATFKVLTRSLAAERWSCSDPVWLRERGDSEFRLLSDELVHLLEPASVGTSAR
- a CDS encoding acyl-CoA dehydrogenase family protein, which translates into the protein MDFTLTEAQQDLAELTRSIVADIVTNEHLRTLDASEDRLDRTLWDTLASSGVLGAALPESLGGDGYGPLEQASILRELGRGVAAVPYIGSIAACASAIAEFGTAEQQAEWGRPAATGEQILSAALAEELNPDPTAPATRAQATGDGHVLDGVKIVVDAAPVADGFLVPATVGDSVAVFLVRPDDPGVSITRQQTTDFDSRGIVTLEQVPLPADRVLGTDGVAVATWLRDRSLLGSAAYQCGVLEQALELTAQYARERVQFDRPIGSFQAVSQRLADAYIDVKAVRLTLWQAAFRMVSGERHDDALRTAAFWAADAGHRVAHTTVHVHGGVGLDEDHPVHRYFLAAKHHEFLLGSATDQLRALGGELADVPA
- a CDS encoding acyl-CoA dehydrogenase family protein gives rise to the protein MDISYTPGQQALREELRAYFAQIMTPERREALAATTGEYGSGNVYREVVQQMGKDGWLTLGWPEEYGGQNRSAMDQLIFTDEAAIAGAPVPFLTIDSVAPTIMHYGTDEQKEFFLPRISAGELHFSIGYSEPGAGTDLASLRTTAVRDGDEWVINGQKMWTSLIAYADYVWLAARTNPDVKKHKGISVFIVPTDAPGFSYTPVHTMAGPDTSATYYQDVRVPASALVGEVDGGWALITNQLNHERVALTSAGPVRTALTEVRRWAQETHLPDGRRVIDQEWVQINLARVHAKAEYLQLMNWDIASSAGTTPLGPEAASANKVFGTEFATEAYRLLMEVLGPAATVRQNSAGALLRGRIERMHRSSLILTFGGGTNEVQRDIIAMTALGQPPAKR
- a CDS encoding ferredoxin is translated as MDVKVDFDRCEANGVCVGLAPDVFDLNDDDELIVTHPVPEGSEDAVREAVAQCPRAALAEA
- a CDS encoding 3-oxoacyl-ACP reductase, producing MSADANGGVGNDDRVSLEGRVAVVTGAGAGLGRAEALALARAGASVVVNDLVENDAVEDTLARIRDLGAEAEFVPGSVAERETADAMLAAAQGKFGGLDIVVNNAGITRDRMLPNMSDDEWDSVVAVHLRGHFLLSRNAAAYWRDRSKQEGGPVYGRLVNTSSEAGLLGPPGQPNYGAAKAGITALTLSAARGLERYGVRANVICPRARTSMTEAVFGDAPGDGIDPLSPDHVANLVAYLASPAADRVNGQVFIVYGPMVALMAAPVVEQRFDADGQWTPAALADELGGYFADRDPGRTFSASAALDL
- a CDS encoding MlaE family ABC transporter permease, giving the protein MVDLLEVPLRAVGGLFAMTGETARAAFRRPFQRREFIDQAWFVARVSLVPTVLVAVPFTVLVSFTLNILLREIGAADLSGAGAALGAVTQVGPMVTVLIVAGAGATAICADLAARTIREEIDAMRVLGIDPIQRLVVPRVLASTVVALLLNGLVCTIGILGGFAFSVFLQDVNPGAFINGITLLTGFGELMISQVKAGLFGMIAGLVASYLGLNVKGGAKSVGDAVNQTVVFAFMALFVVNLLVTAVGIKLTAG